In Deinococcus radiophilus, a single genomic region encodes these proteins:
- a CDS encoding siderophore-interacting protein, with protein MTTDTATRTPLTGEDITDIIEHVNEGHITELLYAVRAFSEIAAPGHAQITNLYADGAALDVVTDAGTTQVFVPFAVQAPPHEALQATVAEAMCRLGLKPEGRVAHWRLQSAQDVSPNMRRLVMDLCGDSRDDWRPGDACRFDIPGHEHGRPYTLRSVSDTQATVDVYCHGGSLGSRWAQALSAGDQITVRGGRHEPLPDFAQAAALLIGDETALPTIAALLETWPANQPLEVLLEVADPADQAYLDDVACPSQARITWLQRTETSGEAVAARLGMLTQPPAAVWGALEVQAAKAMRRQLTALFPATEVRISGYWRVDETH; from the coding sequence ATGACCACAGATACAGCCACCAGGACGCCACTGACCGGTGAGGACATCACCGACATCATCGAGCATGTCAACGAAGGGCACATCACCGAGCTGCTCTACGCGGTGCGGGCCTTTAGCGAGATTGCGGCGCCGGGTCACGCGCAGATCACCAACCTCTATGCCGATGGTGCCGCGCTGGATGTGGTGACGGACGCAGGCACCACCCAGGTCTTTGTGCCTTTTGCCGTGCAGGCTCCGCCCCATGAAGCGCTGCAGGCCACCGTGGCTGAAGCGATGTGCCGACTGGGTCTGAAACCCGAGGGGCGGGTGGCCCACTGGCGGCTGCAGAGCGCCCAGGACGTGAGCCCCAACATGCGGCGGCTGGTCATGGACCTCTGCGGCGATTCGCGCGACGACTGGCGTCCCGGAGACGCTTGCCGCTTCGATATTCCGGGCCATGAGCATGGACGGCCCTACACCCTGCGGTCGGTGTCGGACACGCAGGCGACGGTGGACGTGTACTGTCATGGTGGCAGCCTGGGCAGCCGCTGGGCGCAGGCACTCAGCGCCGGCGATCAGATCACGGTGCGCGGCGGGCGACATGAGCCACTGCCGGACTTTGCCCAGGCCGCTGCCCTGCTGATTGGCGATGAAACGGCCCTGCCTACCATCGCTGCCTTGCTGGAAACCTGGCCTGCGAACCAGCCCCTGGAAGTGCTGCTGGAAGTGGCCGATCCTGCCGATCAGGCCTACTTGGACGATGTGGCCTGCCCCTCCCAGGCCCGGATCACCTGGCTGCAGCGGACCGAAACCAGTGGCGAAGCCGTTGCGGCCCGGCTGGGCATGCTGACTCAGCCTCCGGCCGCGGTCTGGGGAGCGCTGGAGGTGCAGGCGGCCAAGGCCATGCGGCGTCAGCTGACAGCGCTGTTCCCGGCCACCGAGGTCCGGATCAGCGGTTACTGGCGTGTGGACGAAACCCACTGA
- a CDS encoding RrF2 family transcriptional regulator, producing the protein MFSQTAEYALRAVTALAEAAADMAASKRSSLSAAELAARTQVPAQYLSKVMQQLTRAEVVTAQRGKYGGYCLSRSPQDIRLLDVVNAVDPVSRILKCPLDRPEHAHALCPLHREMDAALAEQERRLAGLTLACLLPDRPQARLSLPKSIRPA; encoded by the coding sequence ATGTTTTCTCAGACCGCCGAGTACGCCCTGCGCGCCGTCACTGCCCTGGCCGAAGCCGCTGCGGACATGGCGGCGAGTAAGCGCTCCAGCCTGAGCGCAGCCGAACTGGCCGCCCGCACTCAGGTGCCGGCCCAGTATCTGTCCAAGGTCATGCAGCAACTGACCCGCGCTGAGGTGGTGACGGCGCAGCGCGGCAAGTACGGGGGCTACTGCCTGAGCCGCAGTCCCCAGGACATCCGCCTTCTGGATGTGGTGAACGCCGTGGACCCGGTGAGCCGGATCCTCAAGTGTCCACTGGACCGCCCGGAACACGCCCACGCCCTCTGTCCGCTGCACCGCGAGATGGACGCCGCCCTGGCCGAACAGGAACGCCGATTGGCTGGACTCACTCTGGCGTGCTTGCTGCCAGACCGTCCTCAGGCACGCCTGAGCCTTCCGAAAAGTATCCGGCCTGCTTGA
- a CDS encoding DUF808 domain-containing protein, producing the protein MSGGLIALLDDVAAIAKAAAASIDDVGVAASRASAKAVGVVIDDTAVAPRYVTGFTPDRELPVIWKIAKGSLRNKLAFILPAVLLLSQFLPAALSPLLLLGGLYLSYEGAEKVFAALHGQADDAPEDAEPLSAQAQEDQMVSSAVRTDFILSAEIMVIALAEVASQPLLNRALSLIVVALLITALVYGVVALIVKLDDIGLRLSRRRLGVTRALGRGLVRGMPAVMSTLSIVGTAAMLWVGGHILVTRLESFGITAPEHWLQRLTEATTQAAPFASGVAGWLTETVVSALVGLLVGLAVAILIHLLHRHRSAART; encoded by the coding sequence ATGAGCGGCGGCCTGATCGCCTTGCTGGACGACGTGGCCGCCATCGCCAAGGCGGCGGCGGCGTCAATTGACGATGTTGGCGTGGCGGCGTCACGGGCCAGCGCCAAAGCTGTGGGGGTCGTGATTGACGACACCGCTGTAGCCCCGCGCTACGTCACCGGGTTTACCCCTGACCGCGAGCTGCCAGTCATCTGGAAGATTGCCAAGGGATCACTGCGCAACAAGCTCGCCTTTATTCTTCCGGCAGTGCTGCTGCTCAGCCAGTTCCTGCCGGCGGCCCTCTCGCCGCTGCTGCTGCTGGGCGGCCTGTACCTGTCATACGAAGGGGCCGAGAAGGTCTTCGCCGCGTTGCATGGTCAGGCGGACGACGCGCCGGAGGACGCCGAGCCGCTGTCGGCGCAGGCACAGGAAGACCAGATGGTGAGCAGTGCGGTGCGGACCGACTTTATCCTGTCGGCGGAAATCATGGTGATCGCGCTGGCCGAGGTGGCCTCACAGCCGCTGCTGAACCGCGCCCTTTCCCTCATCGTGGTGGCGTTGCTGATCACGGCGCTGGTGTACGGTGTGGTCGCCTTGATCGTCAAGCTGGACGACATCGGCTTGCGGCTGTCCCGGCGCCGCTTGGGGGTCACGCGGGCACTTGGCCGGGGGCTGGTCCGGGGCATGCCCGCTGTCATGTCTACGCTCTCCATCGTCGGCACGGCTGCGATGCTCTGGGTGGGTGGGCATATCTTGGTGACCCGGCTGGAAAGCTTCGGCATCACAGCGCCTGAACACTGGCTGCAGCGACTGACAGAGGCGACCACCCAAGCCGCGCCCTTTGCTTCAGGGGTCGCCGGCTGGCTCACTGAAACGGTGGTGTCTGCCCTGGTCGGCCTGCTGGTCGGTTTGGCCGTGGCCATCTTAATTCACCTGCTTCACCGGCACCGTTCTGCCGCAAGGACGTGA
- a CDS encoding YwiC-like family protein, which translates to MFPPASAAPAAQAVQTRPRRKVGAEWVPAAHGAWAMLLLPYLVGIMLRLAEGPLPAYIWPLLPTWLLGYFAYNALTLWLKSGGKPRYLRPLAVYTGAAAVFGGLTLWLRPELLNWALVFTPLLGVGLWRASQRDDASLLARGSAVAAACLVSAVVAAGSLEQTLTLGLTHPVILATLALWGYFGGTLLYVKTMIRERGSARYQAWSLGFHLLVLAAASWTATQGTLGWNLPVFFGLAAFRAALMPQLERLRGKRTTPRQVGLLEFALSVLLLWVLPGATAG; encoded by the coding sequence ATGTTTCCCCCTGCCTCTGCTGCGCCTGCCGCCCAAGCTGTTCAGACTCGCCCCCGGCGCAAAGTCGGCGCGGAGTGGGTGCCGGCGGCCCACGGTGCCTGGGCCATGCTGCTGCTCCCGTACCTGGTGGGAATCATGCTGCGGCTGGCAGAAGGCCCACTCCCGGCCTACATCTGGCCGCTGCTGCCCACCTGGCTGCTGGGCTATTTCGCCTACAACGCACTGACCCTGTGGCTCAAAAGTGGCGGCAAGCCGCGGTATCTCCGCCCACTCGCGGTCTATACCGGGGCCGCCGCAGTTTTCGGTGGGCTGACGCTGTGGCTGCGCCCTGAGTTGCTGAACTGGGCCCTGGTCTTCACACCGCTGTTGGGTGTGGGGCTATGGCGGGCGTCGCAACGAGACGACGCTTCATTGCTGGCCCGTGGCTCGGCGGTGGCTGCAGCCTGCCTGGTCAGCGCGGTGGTGGCCGCCGGGTCACTGGAGCAGACCCTGACGCTGGGCCTGACGCATCCGGTCATCCTGGCCACGCTGGCCCTGTGGGGCTACTTTGGCGGCACGCTGCTGTATGTCAAGACCATGATCCGCGAACGCGGCAGTGCCCGTTATCAGGCGTGGTCGCTGGGCTTTCACCTGCTGGTGCTGGCGGCGGCCAGCTGGACCGCCACGCAGGGCACGCTGGGCTGGAACCTGCCCGTTTTCTTCGGTTTGGCGGCCTTCCGCGCGGCGCTGATGCCGCAACTGGAGCGCCTGCGCGGCAAACGCACCACCCCCCGGCAAGTCGGGCTGCTCGAATTCGCGCTGAGCGTGCTGCTGCTGTGGGTGCTGCCGGGTGCCACAGCCGGCTGA
- a CDS encoding ATP-binding cassette domain-containing protein, with protein sequence MTPTKFIEIVGARENNLKNVSLNIPKQQITVFTGVSGSGKSSLVFDTIAAEAQRQLNETFTAFVQGFLPHYGQPDVESVEGLNAPIIIDQKRVGGGSRSTVGTYTDIAAVLRLLFSRVGVPSAGPAYTYSFNTPQGMCPECEGIGRTTQLDLDRFLDRSKSLNGGALLHPDFKVGGWVWKTYSMSGLFDNDKPVQDFTEKEVDDLLYGRDIKVAFGEFNLTYKGVVVRFQDSYLKKDAAAMSERNRRVFEQFTTSQTCPVCQGQRLNAAALASKIGGRNIAEFSDLEATELLSVLQGFSDPVAVKVAAKLTERVSHLVDIGLGYLSLSRETATLSGGESQRLKMIRHLGNSLTDMLYILDEPSVGLHARDVARLNTLLRKLRDKGNTVLVVEHDPDVIAIADHIVDIGPGAGTHGGEVVFEGTFEELKKANTLTGTHLKQHLPLKDNPRKPTGQMTVKDANLHNLKNVTVDIPTGVLTVVTGVAGSGKSTLINDVFLAQHPDAVVIDQSRVTANSRSTPTTYTGIMDDIRKAFAKENGVSASLFSFNSEGSCPNCNGLGVVYTDLAFMEGVAQPCEICEGRRFRPEVLEHRLRGKSISDVLDMTAEEALTFFTEKKVKAVLQAMNDVGLGYLKLGQPLSTVSGGEGQRLKLATELHKKGSVYVMDEPTTGLHLSDIGLLMGLIDRLVDAGNTVILIEHHLDVIRQADCIIDLGPEGGSAGGEVLYGGPPAGLTACERSLTGNYI encoded by the coding sequence ATGACCCCCACCAAGTTCATTGAAATTGTCGGCGCACGCGAGAACAACCTCAAGAACGTCTCGCTGAACATCCCGAAGCAACAGATCACGGTGTTCACGGGCGTGTCCGGTTCCGGAAAGTCGTCGCTGGTGTTCGACACGATTGCCGCCGAGGCGCAGCGGCAGCTCAACGAGACGTTCACCGCCTTCGTGCAGGGGTTCCTGCCGCATTACGGGCAGCCGGACGTGGAGAGCGTGGAGGGACTGAACGCGCCGATCATCATCGACCAGAAGCGGGTGGGCGGCGGGTCGCGCAGCACCGTGGGCACGTACACGGATATTGCCGCCGTGCTGCGGCTGCTGTTCTCGCGGGTGGGCGTGCCGAGCGCCGGGCCGGCGTACACGTACTCGTTCAACACGCCGCAGGGCATGTGCCCTGAGTGCGAGGGCATCGGCAGGACCACGCAACTCGACCTGGACAGGTTTCTGGATCGCAGCAAGTCCCTGAACGGCGGGGCGCTGCTCCACCCGGATTTCAAGGTCGGGGGCTGGGTGTGGAAGACGTACAGCATGTCCGGCCTGTTCGACAACGACAAGCCCGTGCAGGACTTTACCGAGAAGGAAGTGGACGACCTGCTGTACGGCCGGGACATCAAGGTGGCGTTCGGGGAGTTCAACCTGACGTACAAGGGCGTCGTGGTGCGCTTTCAGGACTCGTACCTGAAGAAGGACGCGGCGGCCATGTCGGAACGCAACCGCCGGGTGTTCGAGCAGTTCACCACTTCGCAGACCTGCCCGGTGTGCCAGGGGCAGCGGTTGAACGCGGCGGCCCTCGCGTCGAAGATCGGCGGGCGGAACATCGCGGAATTCAGTGACCTGGAGGCCACCGAACTGCTGAGCGTCTTGCAGGGCTTCAGCGACCCGGTGGCGGTGAAAGTCGCGGCGAAACTCACCGAGCGCGTCTCACACCTGGTGGACATTGGGCTGGGTTACCTGAGCCTGAGCCGCGAGACGGCCACGCTGTCGGGCGGCGAGTCGCAGCGCCTGAAGATGATCCGGCACCTGGGCAACAGCCTGACGGACATGCTGTACATCCTGGACGAGCCGAGCGTGGGTCTGCATGCGCGGGACGTGGCGCGGCTGAACACCCTGCTCCGGAAACTGCGGGACAAGGGCAACACCGTGCTGGTGGTCGAGCATGACCCGGACGTGATCGCCATCGCGGATCACATCGTGGATATCGGCCCGGGAGCAGGAACGCACGGCGGCGAGGTGGTGTTCGAGGGGACGTTCGAGGAACTGAAAAAGGCGAACACGTTGACCGGAACGCACCTGAAACAGCATCTGCCGCTGAAGGACAACCCCAGGAAGCCAACAGGCCAGATGACTGTGAAAGATGCCAACCTACACAACCTGAAAAACGTCACCGTGGACATTCCCACCGGAGTTCTGACGGTGGTGACAGGCGTGGCGGGAAGCGGCAAAAGCACCCTGATCAACGATGTGTTTCTGGCGCAGCACCCGGATGCAGTTGTCATTGACCAGTCGCGCGTGACCGCCAACAGCCGCAGTACCCCCACCACGTACACCGGGATCATGGACGACATCCGCAAGGCGTTCGCGAAGGAAAACGGCGTGAGCGCATCGCTGTTCAGTTTCAATTCCGAGGGCAGTTGCCCGAACTGCAATGGCCTGGGCGTCGTGTACACCGACCTGGCCTTCATGGAGGGCGTCGCCCAGCCGTGCGAGATCTGCGAGGGCAGACGCTTTAGGCCCGAAGTGCTGGAACACCGGCTGCGCGGCAAATCCATCAGTGACGTGCTGGACATGACCGCCGAGGAAGCCCTGACGTTTTTCACCGAGAAGAAGGTGAAAGCTGTCTTGCAGGCCATGAACGACGTGGGCCTGGGGTACCTGAAGCTGGGCCAGCCGCTGTCCACCGTCTCGGGCGGCGAGGGTCAGCGCCTGAAACTGGCGACCGAACTGCACAAGAAAGGCAGCGTGTACGTCATGGACGAACCCACCACCGGGCTGCACCTCTCGGACATCGGCTTGCTGATGGGCCTGATTGACCGCCTGGTGGACGCCGGAAATACCGTGATTCTGATCGAGCACCACCTGGACGTGATCCGTCAGGCCGACTGTATTATTGACCTGGGGCCGGAAGGCGGGAGCGCGGGCGGCGAGGTGCTGTACGGAGGACCCCCGGCTGGACTGACAGCGTGCGAGCGGAGTCTGACGGGGAACTACATCTAA
- a CDS encoding ZIP family metal transporter, whose translation MDSITIFLQTLTPPHQALAATIFTWSLTALGASFVLFARNISPRLLTVAQGLAAGVMLAASFWSLLSPAIEMAEGLGMLPWVPAAGGLLLGAAFVGLLDKVLPHLHPGFSREQAEGVKVPWSQGALLLAAMTIHNLPEGMAIGVSYGGAALDVEGSSLGSALALSLGIGFQNVPEGLAVALPLYAAGLSRWRAFMFGQASALVEPVGGYFGALFVGSALPILPYALAFAAGAMIFVVIEELIPESQRSGYTDLATQAALGGFVMMMILDVALG comes from the coding sequence GTGGACAGCATCACGATTTTTTTGCAGACCCTGACCCCACCTCATCAAGCGTTGGCCGCCACCATCTTTACCTGGTCCCTGACAGCGCTGGGGGCTTCCTTCGTACTGTTCGCACGCAACATCAGCCCCAGATTGCTGACCGTCGCGCAGGGCCTGGCCGCCGGAGTGATGCTGGCGGCCAGTTTCTGGTCGCTGCTCAGCCCCGCCATCGAAATGGCCGAGGGCCTGGGCATGCTTCCCTGGGTTCCGGCGGCAGGCGGTTTACTGCTGGGTGCAGCTTTCGTGGGGCTGCTGGACAAGGTGTTGCCGCACCTGCACCCTGGCTTTTCCCGCGAGCAGGCTGAGGGAGTCAAGGTGCCCTGGTCGCAGGGTGCGCTGCTGCTCGCAGCCATGACCATTCATAACCTGCCCGAAGGCATGGCCATCGGCGTGAGTTACGGGGGCGCGGCCCTGGACGTGGAGGGCAGCTCACTGGGCAGTGCGCTGGCGCTGAGCCTCGGGATCGGCTTCCAGAACGTTCCTGAAGGCCTGGCGGTCGCCTTGCCGCTGTACGCGGCGGGCCTCTCGCGCTGGCGGGCGTTCATGTTCGGTCAGGCCTCTGCGCTGGTCGAACCGGTCGGTGGCTATTTCGGAGCATTGTTCGTGGGCAGCGCCCTGCCGATCCTGCCTTACGCCCTGGCTTTCGCGGCGGGCGCGATGATCTTCGTGGTGATTGAGGAACTGATTCCTGAATCTCAGCGCTCTGGGTACACCGACCTGGCCACCCAAGCGGCCCTCGGTGGATTTGTGATGATGATGATCCTGGATGTGGCGCTGGGGTAA
- a CDS encoding bifunctional 2',3'-cyclic-nucleotide 2'-phosphodiesterase/3'-nucleotidase produces MTALLSLLAAAQAQTAQLRILGTTDLHMAALGYDYYQDKVTGEYGLENVATLMREARAEVPGVLLVDNGDTLQGNPLGDYVARIKPLVPGEVHPMLATMGGLGYSAMALGNHEFNYGLDFLDQVRSTSPFPLLNANVRSLDGQARFQPYVIRPMWLRDSEGKVRVVRVGITAFTPPQILQWDKAHLEGKVEVMDMVEAARQVVPQMQAEGADLIVALAHTGIGGAGAGGEAAAAALTQVPGIDAVISGHSHAEFPSQAYADIPGVNLERGTINGIPVVMPGSWGSHLGVVDLNLTYDAAAQDWRVSSAQGSLRRVWDKAGKVALVQPDPQVAASISPAHQGALTYVRSKVADLSAPVSSYWALVQDDPSVQLVNNAQIAYVKAALADTEYADLPVLGAAAPFKAGGRMGVSYYTDIPAGELAIRSVADLYVYPNTVQAVVVSGNELREWLERSAGQFNQITPGKSGPQALVDTSFPTFNFDVIDGVTYRIDVSQPSRYGPDGKVANPDAHRIVDLAYQGQPVRPDQRFVVATNNYRAGGGGGFPGLTGENVILRSPDETRQALISYFEAQGTVNPTADGNWSLVPVPGARLQVFTSPAGAPTAPAQAKRVGDAEGGFAEYVLTLE; encoded by the coding sequence ATGACGGCCTTGCTTTCTCTACTGGCGGCGGCTCAGGCCCAGACGGCTCAGTTGCGGATTTTGGGAACCACCGACCTGCACATGGCGGCCCTGGGATACGACTACTACCAGGACAAGGTCACTGGCGAGTACGGCCTGGAAAATGTGGCCACGCTGATGCGTGAAGCCCGTGCCGAAGTGCCGGGCGTGCTGCTGGTGGACAACGGCGATACCCTCCAGGGCAACCCACTGGGTGACTATGTGGCCCGCATCAAGCCCCTGGTGCCCGGCGAGGTCCACCCGATGCTGGCCACCATGGGTGGCCTGGGCTACAGCGCCATGGCCCTGGGCAACCACGAGTTCAATTACGGGCTGGACTTTCTGGATCAGGTGCGCAGTACCTCACCTTTTCCCCTGCTGAATGCCAACGTGCGCTCGCTGGACGGCCAGGCCCGTTTTCAGCCCTATGTGATCCGGCCCATGTGGCTGCGTGACAGCGAAGGCAAAGTGCGGGTGGTGCGGGTCGGTATCACTGCCTTTACCCCGCCGCAGATCCTGCAGTGGGACAAGGCGCACCTGGAAGGCAAAGTCGAGGTGATGGACATGGTAGAAGCGGCCCGTCAGGTGGTTCCCCAGATGCAGGCGGAGGGCGCCGACCTGATCGTGGCGCTGGCGCATACCGGCATCGGTGGGGCCGGGGCAGGCGGTGAGGCCGCCGCCGCCGCCCTGACCCAGGTGCCGGGCATTGACGCGGTGATCAGCGGTCACTCGCACGCCGAGTTTCCCAGCCAGGCCTATGCGGACATTCCTGGCGTGAACCTGGAACGGGGCACCATCAACGGCATTCCAGTCGTGATGCCAGGGTCGTGGGGCTCACATCTGGGCGTGGTGGACCTGAACCTGACCTATGACGCCGCCGCCCAGGACTGGCGCGTCAGCAGCGCGCAGGGATCACTCCGCCGCGTCTGGGACAAGGCGGGCAAGGTGGCCTTGGTGCAGCCCGATCCGCAGGTGGCCGCCAGCATCTCTCCGGCCCACCAGGGCGCCCTGACCTATGTACGCTCCAAGGTGGCCGACCTGAGTGCCCCGGTTTCTTCCTACTGGGCACTGGTGCAGGACGATCCCAGCGTGCAACTGGTCAACAACGCCCAGATCGCTTACGTCAAAGCCGCGCTGGCCGACACCGAATATGCTGACCTGCCGGTGCTGGGCGCCGCCGCTCCTTTCAAGGCCGGGGGCCGCATGGGCGTGAGCTACTACACCGACATTCCCGCCGGCGAGCTGGCAATCCGCAGCGTGGCGGACCTGTATGTGTACCCCAACACCGTGCAGGCCGTGGTGGTCAGCGGTAACGAACTGCGCGAATGGCTGGAACGCAGCGCCGGGCAGTTCAACCAGATCACCCCTGGCAAAAGCGGGCCACAGGCGCTGGTGGATACGAGCTTTCCCACTTTCAACTTCGACGTGATCGACGGCGTGACCTACCGCATTGATGTGAGCCAGCCCAGCCGTTATGGTCCAGACGGCAAGGTGGCCAACCCAGACGCCCACCGCATTGTGGACCTGGCCTACCAGGGGCAGCCGGTACGCCCGGATCAGCGCTTTGTGGTGGCGACCAACAATTACCGCGCTGGCGGCGGCGGTGGCTTCCCTGGACTGACCGGCGAGAACGTGATTCTGCGTTCCCCCGACGAAACCCGTCAGGCGCTGATCAGCTACTTTGAGGCGCAGGGAACGGTGAATCCCACCGCAGACGGTAACTGGTCACTGGTGCCCGTGCCTGGAGCCCGTCTGCAGGTGTTCACCTCGCCAGCAGGCGCGCCGACAGCCCCGGCCCAGGCGAAGCGGGTTGGTGACGCCGAAGGTGGCTTTGCCGAGTATGTTCTGACCCTGGAATAA
- a CDS encoding cysteine hydrolase family protein — MTRPDRRIYRQTDDGGVQLASSADRWTLHDDHVNFLPHVDPSRLLRFDAELMPFVDDPSHQALVIIDMQNDFLSPGGWTDASGLDYQKCREAIPGVQRALSIARERGLWVIWVYWHNRADLRNLGAPTLYSFKHRPDQVGIGEELEHGPVLTEGSWGAQMTDELQPLMQEDDIHIEKVRMNGFFGTHLDQVLRTQGIETLLFAGVNIDQCVTSTMEETYFCDYNVVLLEDAAATSSPEFCQQAVVFNARNCWGFTMTTQQLASAQPYCPDSQ; from the coding sequence ATGACCCGACCCGACCGCCGAATCTACCGCCAGACCGATGATGGAGGGGTGCAGCTGGCGTCCAGTGCTGACCGCTGGACCCTGCACGATGATCACGTCAATTTCTTGCCGCATGTGGACCCGTCGCGCTTGCTGCGCTTTGATGCCGAGTTGATGCCGTTTGTCGACGACCCGTCTCATCAGGCGCTGGTGATCATCGACATGCAAAACGACTTTCTCTCGCCCGGCGGCTGGACCGACGCTTCGGGTCTGGACTATCAAAAATGCCGTGAGGCCATTCCCGGAGTGCAGCGGGCACTGAGCATCGCCCGCGAGCGGGGCCTGTGGGTGATCTGGGTGTACTGGCACAACCGCGCCGATCTGCGGAACCTTGGTGCGCCTACGCTGTATTCCTTTAAGCACCGCCCAGATCAGGTCGGTATCGGTGAGGAACTGGAGCATGGCCCCGTCCTGACCGAAGGCAGCTGGGGCGCCCAGATGACCGACGAACTGCAGCCCCTGATGCAGGAAGATGACATTCACATCGAAAAAGTCCGCATGAACGGCTTTTTCGGTACGCATCTGGATCAGGTGCTGCGGACCCAGGGCATCGAAACGCTGCTGTTTGCCGGGGTCAACATCGACCAGTGCGTGACCAGCACCATGGAAGAGACCTATTTCTGCGATTACAACGTGGTGCTGCTAGAAGACGCAGCGGCCACGTCCAGCCCTGAATTCTGTCAGCAAGCGGTGGTGTTCAATGCCCGCAACTGCTGGGGCTTCACCATGACCACCCAGCAGTTGGCCAGTGCCCAGCCCTACTGCCCTGACAGCCAGTAA
- a CDS encoding group III truncated hemoglobin, with the protein MTQPIPLEGGQSTLFDRIGAPTLQALLWDFYGRVCQGPNIGPVFEGRIGPFPGAGWPLHLARIEGFWRSVTRGPGAYRGQPGQAHLGLGIRPEHFDRWLALWEATLRDHLPPPEADALLDTARRMRPTLERFAVRGEAPAGPRTWAGKEAAQEN; encoded by the coding sequence ATGACCCAGCCCATCCCACTTGAAGGTGGTCAGTCCACCCTGTTTGACCGCATCGGTGCGCCGACCTTGCAGGCGCTGCTGTGGGATTTTTACGGGCGCGTTTGCCAGGGCCCGAATATCGGTCCGGTCTTCGAGGGACGGATCGGGCCATTTCCTGGTGCCGGCTGGCCGCTGCACCTGGCCCGCATTGAGGGCTTCTGGCGCTCTGTGACGCGCGGACCGGGAGCCTATCGCGGTCAGCCCGGACAGGCGCATCTGGGTCTGGGCATCCGCCCGGAACATTTTGACCGTTGGCTGGCCCTCTGGGAAGCCACCCTCCGCGACCATCTGCCGCCGCCCGAAGCGGACGCGCTGCTGGACACTGCCCGCCGAATGCGGCCCACGTTGGAACGCTTTGCCGTGAGGGGCGAGGCGCCAGCTGGGCCGCGCACCTGGGCAGGCAAGGAAGCTGCGCAGGAGAATTGA
- a CDS encoding IS982 family transposase → MAKYRLHHSLGRRHVIRHLYFWAKKHFSDQKICPHQKVTDAMLVALLLSRLVFKHPFPSIWWNILKEDRPGLPSYTQAYTRGIKLLPLLEHVASPAQPCTEVVVDSMPLPICRPKRTHLCQFPGAKWGFGTQGEFFGYKLHAWVTPGGQIVQYVIRPANLHDVTVSYELNLRWPEFEGPTIIGDKGYCCLGYVYPPKKNTRYDTGWRDSRHPKIRKRIETVFSALVEAQIRSAQTKTLGSLKLRVVLAVLAHNLARL, encoded by the coding sequence ATGGCTAAATATCGTCTCCACCATAGTCTAGGACGTCGGCACGTCATTCGCCACCTCTATTTCTGGGCTAAGAAGCATTTCAGCGACCAGAAAATCTGCCCGCACCAGAAGGTCACAGATGCCATGCTGGTTGCTCTGCTGCTCTCCCGTCTCGTCTTCAAGCATCCATTTCCTTCCATCTGGTGGAACATCCTCAAGGAAGACCGTCCCGGTCTTCCTTCCTACACTCAGGCCTACACCAGGGGCATCAAACTGTTGCCACTCCTAGAGCATGTTGCAAGCCCAGCTCAGCCCTGCACTGAAGTCGTAGTTGATTCAATGCCCCTCCCCATTTGCCGTCCCAAACGCACGCACCTTTGTCAGTTCCCAGGCGCGAAATGGGGATTTGGAACTCAGGGCGAGTTCTTCGGATATAAGCTGCACGCCTGGGTCACACCAGGTGGACAAATCGTTCAGTACGTCATCCGACCTGCCAACCTCCATGACGTTACGGTCAGCTATGAGCTGAATCTCAGATGGCCAGAGTTTGAAGGCCCAACCATCATTGGCGATAAGGGGTATTGCTGTCTGGGCTACGTGTATCCGCCCAAGAAGAACACCAGATATGACACGGGATGGCGAGATTCTCGCCATCCCAAAATCCGCAAACGTATTGAAACAGTCTTCTCTGCGCTTGTGGAAGCTCAAATCCGCTCTGCCCAAACCAAAACCCTGG